TGGGTTAGGCCTTTAAAGTAACATAGTAGTTGGTCACAAACTATATTATGTATGCCAGTatgatgtacatcatgtacatgcctACATACATTACTGGATTACAATACATTGCCATTGTACACCACGATTTCAAAGGaagtttttcatccaaaaaCGGCCATGAAAAGTTGCCAGATGAAGTTTTATATGTGACAAATATACATGTTTACATAAGAATGAAGCATATATACCAACTGCCCTAAAACTTACCGAGAAAAATACAAATTACTACACAAAATCTAAAAAATTCTgaaagtgctgccacctatcgaAATGAATACTCACTGTAGATTTTCCCCAGAATTCCCCGCTGTCAGTGAGCATTTCCGGTAATTTTCTTGAGAATTTTTTGAGAAAACTTCACATATTTTAGCCAATAATGGTTGAATTCGGCGATCCAAACAGTCCCTACAGAGAGGGAATAGATAATTCAATATTTATACTCCCTGGTATAATAATAGTTTCTTTAGTAGGTAAGTAAAAGAAGTGTTTTTGGACGCCGGCAGTTGACAAAAAAAtccactgtacattttgtacacgaaTTTGTAGTGTATTTTACCTGTGGTAAGTTAACCTCTGCATTGCAATGTAATGTCAATGTGAAGAGCTTTTATTGATATGCGGGATCTTGCCACAATCTTAATCTGTTGACAATGCGAACAGATATATTTCATATATATTTCATCTCATGCCGTCCATACGAAGCTTCGGTCACGGATATATGACGATGCCAATAGCCCTAAGGGCGCTTGTACTTGTAGGCCTATAGTTTGTGCGTAAATGACATGACCTCTAATGCATAACtctttcaaagaaaacactgcctAGGGCTCAACTGCAAATCAAGTAGGTTGAGCGTAATGCAGTGTTTTCTTCGAAGGAGATGCAACAACATCACTCATCAGGCAAAGCACTGGTACCCTCTTGATTTAGTTGTGTATAATAAGAGAAATATTGATTATAATGTAACAATTAGGTTCATCATGAACACCTTGAGTGTACAAGTGTACTACCGTGTTACTATAAACTGAAGCAGTGACGGCTGTCATAAATTCATGCGAGTCTTCCTTTTAATGAATTACATTTAATCAATACTAAGTACACATGAACAGATGTTCAGCCCAGATCCACATTTTTGATCAACCCAGGGACGTCGTTCTCACTTGGATTCTCTCATTTTCATCCATATTGTGGATCATATTTCCTGTCCAGGAGTCATATCAGTATCCTTTTGAGtggttttgaaaaagatgtGGTCTAAAATGTTGATAATCTGTTATCTGGCCTCCAGTTTATTGACTTGTGCTGAGATATTGTACGGTAGGCCTAGACTTGCAGGTGCTACTGTCTCATACCGCCACATGGCACGCATGATAGCTCAACAGTTGGTGTTAGTAATTGCTGTAGTAAATGCATTGGCAGCTTGATTTTGCCACATGTACACATGCTGTACATGATCTTTGTTGTCGTCTGCACAGCTTGAAGCCTTAAGACAGATCCCTTATCATTCCCTCCTTGAGTACCATAGGCAaaggttctcatagtgcatcagCCTATGCATTTTATGGTACTGTGAGActttagggaggttgagatcaggGACCTATCACAGATAGAAATGTATACAACAGTATTAGTAAAACTAATAGTCCTTTTTTCTATGGAGTTTTATGCATATAAGACTCCAGAAACAATGTAGTTTAAAAAgtgtttcttgtcttttccTTGACCTCCACTCGATCTCCCTCAGCACCACCATggaggaaataaagaaactagccAATCAGTTTGGCCTCAATTTCAGTAATGAGTCTGGCCTGTTCTCGGACACGAAGCCAGGAGGAAAGAAGACATTTCCGAGTTTATGGCTtttctttacatgtatcatgattcCTGCTTTGATAATAGGTACGTTTAAAAAGGTTTCGGGCAATTTTTGAGGAAATTATTTACTAAATTTCGCGGTAAAATAACCACTGGGTCACTCAGTAGTGCTTACGAAGAGGCAACAAAAAAACAGTgtcattttcttgtgaaatagACTGTTGTGACGGCCATCAGATAAATGAGATATTTTGAAACAAGATAACTGATCTAACATATGTTGTCCCTCTCAAACATTTCGTCAAAAATCAATAATTTTCAATATCCTGCACAATCCTACACCAGCATCTGGACAATATTCATCCAATGGAGCTCTTTGTCGACGGAAATATGGATTTTTCTGACCCTAGTAATGCGATGGTCCCTTTAAGTTTGATGTATACCACGATATCTAAATACCACATCATTGGTCCAATCTCCACCTGCTGCTTTCAGATTCAAATCCTTTGATAAGATTGTCCACCTGAACCCTCTACTTTGACAAATGGACTGTTCCTGATTGTTTCCATTTCAATATCACTTCAACTTCTTGGAAAGTCTATTCTGAAAATTAAGGGTAAATTTGACGAGAACCCACACCCTGGCTCCGGAAATATCCCCATTTTACAAGACACCAGTCAGACTGGGAATGTTGTGAAACTTTGTCATTTTTAGACTGAAACGTGTTGATGGTGGACTCGCATGTGGATAGCTAACTAATGTTACATTTTCATTAGCAGAAAAAGGACCAAAATTACATTACAGAAAAACTCGAAATCAGCCAAAATTTGATAATTTAAGGTTCCGAAAAAAACCTACTGTGAGAAAATTTGCTTTTTGGAAGAACATTTCGTAAAAATGGACCAGGATTTGGTTGATCATCTTATGAAGGCAGCGTCAGACATGGGGATGGCTCTCAACccaacaggtggcagcactgaagGGTCGGAGGTCAGCACGGAGTACGAGGGTATAATGCAGACCTTGAACGAGTTGGTGGCACGTCAAAAGCGTTGGATTGCGGGGTGGCACTATTTGAGTTATTTGTACGGAGCATTGCCGATCGCTTTGCTTGGTAGGTTTGATCTTAAACggtgttcgttaaaaatttgaaatttgtatttgaatttgaaaatttccaattaacTTTAAGCGTTACCTTTGTGTAGACATATACAAATTCTATGGATACCATGTTTGAACCAATTCGtctgcatgataactgcactacggcattgtgtataactgcatttctattttcctggaccaccagtgacTACGAATTGCGAACTCCTTTCAGTGCACACCTCTTTCTTGGGGACGTCCCTGTCtgtggggagggggcatttctTCCCTTGTCTGGGCAGGGGGGGGGCACTACCATTTCAGATAATTTCATGCCGGTGCCTTGCTGGAGGACCCCTCTCCTTGAGCATTTCTCCTCCTGAGGCAAAGTTCAGTCATCAGGTTTTTCCTGGACTGTCTCAAGTGAAAACTTCACTTGTTTGTCTTGAAGACAATTCTTCATTTGGTGCAACTCTTTGTCGGGGTAATATCTGTATGGAGGGGGAGAGGGTGAGAGGTCAATTTGGTGGCACCTTCTAAATTTTAGTTACTTTTCAGAAAAAAGGATGTAGCAAATGCATCTGATGAAAATCTAAGTGTTTTTAAAAGGAAACAACTCTAATCATATTCATCTTTATTACTTTCAGTATTTGTCTGTTGCAGGAAATATAAAAGTGTTTATTTTTGCTCATATATTTCTTTCTTTGTATCTTTCAGGATTCTTTGTATACAAATTAGTCAGAAGTTTACGAGATAAAGAACGAGCcaaagaagagaagaagaaattAAAGCAGCAAcgtaaagaaaaagaaagtatgaagaagaaagtgaaaacaaaataaaaatggtGCAATTCAATCAAAAACTCTTCCCTCTCTATCCACAGAGAGTGGACTCTTCCATAAGATATCATTCATTTATTATAAAATGAGACATTCCATTATGAGGAAAAGGGGTGGATGTGTAACCGATGCGGTTTTGAATACTGATGAGATTGGTCGCAGGTTGCAAAGATTATGAAATGAGGCTTTCATCGAAGACGGAATCAAGGACAGATGGACAGACAGTCAAGAAGTTGGTGTAGTTTGTGACATGGACTGATTACAGCTTTGGTAACAGAAGCTGGACAGTTTTGTATGGACTGAACGGACGGACACATGCATCACAGACGGACATTCTCGTCTCTCGTTAGTGTTTTGGACTGGTGAAGATCACTCCAGTGTGGTGTGGATGGCCTGTATCTATTTGAAAGACGACTGTCCCTCTGTGTATTGACTTTCGACAGTCAAGTCTTATCTGGACTGAACAGGTGGACACATGTGTTACAGACAGACATTCTTCTCTCCTAAATCTAGATCACCTCGGTGTGGAATGTATGGCCGTATGTGTTTGAAGGTCGACTGTCTCTCTATCCATTCAACAGTCGTGTCCGGATTGCTGAACGGACGGACACATGTTTGGAGGACGCAGACGCAGTCAATCTGTCTGTTACATCTCAAGTTTGCTGCAAGTTTCAGTGTGGCAAAAAACTTGGCAGGTTGCTTTGCCAGGACTGGTACTCGGACGTCTTGATTGGAGATTCTATAAGTGGAAGCTGCTGTAGTGTAATGCTTCATATTGGTCATCAATTATCGATGATGTTGCATGTGGTGGACTGCAGTGGGCTGCTGTTTCTGTACAATGAGACTGCATGTTTAAAACTTTAACATTTTACAAAGTCGCTGACTCATTAATCGTTCAATTTTTTCGCAGCTCATCTTTGTGAGCTTGAGGAGGGGGAGTACAAGTTGCACGTTGATTCTGCATAATGTCCTGCTTCTTGTTACCATCTTCGTTGAGATGTTGTAAGATATTTTATTCTGCCGACAAATTTCATGCTCCCTCCTCATGATAGCGGTGAAATTCCATCAGAATGATAAAACTTACTCAATGTCAA
Above is a genomic segment from Lineus longissimus chromosome 14, tnLinLong1.2, whole genome shotgun sequence containing:
- the LOC135498797 gene encoding uncharacterized protein LOC135498797; the encoded protein is MDQDLVDHLMKAASDMGMALNPTGGSTEGSEVSTEYEGIMQTLNELVARQKRWIAGWHYLSYLYGALPIALLGFFVYKLVRSLRDKERAKEEKKKLKQQRKEKESMKKKVKTK